In Parageobacillus sp. KH3-4, the genomic window CGGAACTCTTGGGTTATTTCCCGGGCTGCCGCTCGCTAGCGCATCGGCCGCCATTTTATCAACGGCTTTGTCAAACTGTTCTTTTTCAATTCCCCATGTTTTCATATTTGGAATATGGAGATCCCGGCAGAGCTGTTTCACTTCCAAAATAAGCGCATCGGCCGCTTCTTCATCGGAGGCGTTCTTTAATTCCGGCTTGATCAGACGGGAGATCACTGCAAGTTTTTCTATCGCGCTCTTTTTTGTAAATTCCAGCACCCCCGGCAGCAGCATCGCGTTCGACACGCCGTGCGGAACATGAAAAAGTGCGCCGATCGGCCGTGACATCCCGTGGACAAGCGTCACCGATGCGTTGGAAAATGCAGCACCTGCCACCATCGCGCCGATTGCCATCTTCTCGCGCGCATCAATATCGTTGCCATTTTTATACGCCTGGCGCAAATTCCCCATGATCGCTTCGATTGCCGATAGCGCCAATACGTCGGTTACTGGATGGGCGCGCCGCGAAATATATGCTTCGATCGCATGGCATAGCGCGTCTATCCCAGTTGCCGCGGTCACCGGCGGCGGACACGATACGGTTAAAATCGGATCGACAATCGCGACAGCCGGCAATAGTTCGGGCTGGGAAATCATCATTTTGACGTCCGTTTGCGTGTCAATAATGACGGTAACTTTCGTGACCTCGGAACCGGTGCCTGCAGTCGTCGGAACGGCGATAAGCGGAAGCGGTTTGTTCGCAAACGGCTTGGCATTGCCCACATAATCGCTGATCGTTCCTTCGTTTGTCATCATGACCGCCACCGCTTTCGCCGTATCAATGCTGCTCCCTCCGCCAATAGCAACGATGACATCACACCGCTCTTGGCGGCAAACTTCGAGCGCTTCCTTTACATGAATATCGGTCGGCTCCGTATCTACCCCTGTATACTTGGCAAATGGAAGCGCTTTTTTTCGTAAATGTTCTTCACAAAACGCGACATTGCCGAGCTTCTCCATGACAGGATCGCTGATAATAAGCACTTTATTCCCGTGCAGACGCGCTTGATTCCCGATTTCGTTAAAAGCACCGCGCCCATATAAAATCCGGCTTGGCATGAGAAGTTGATGCATTTGTGGCATTGTTCCTCCTCCTTTTGATAACGCTTTCAATATGATAATCATGCAAAAGTCATGCCAAGCCGGAACCCCGCTGTTTTTCCGCTAGTTTAATATTCAGTTTTTTATTATAGCAATGATGCACCGACAATTATCCGACATATTTCCGACATATTTGTACATTATTCCAACGTATTTATAGATTGTATTTTTTTAGTTTTTCATAAAGTGTGGACCGATGCATGCCTAATTTTCTCGCTGCCGCTGCTTTATTTCCCTTTTCCTCAATTAATGCCTGCTTGATTCTTTCGCGTTCATAATAATCAACAATGTCCCGCCAATGAGCATCTGGTTGCTCGATGATATTTTTTCTTTCTTCCACTTCACGGCCGTTTTTCATAAACAGAGCGGAAGAAAGAATATGGGAAGGCAAGTGCTCCTTTTCGATTTTTTGCCCGTCCACCATTCCAACCAACCATTCCACTACATTGACAAGTTCGCGAATATTTCCCGGCCATGAATAATCCATAAGCGCTTGCATCGCCTCTTTTGTGAATTCTTTTTGTTTTAAGCCGAACTGCTCACAAATCCTTTCCATATGGTAGGCAAGCAAATAAGGGATGTCCATTTTCCGCTCCCGCAAGGCAGGAATATGAATGCGAATAATATTGAGGCGGTAGAAAAGATCTTCGCGAAACTGACCTTTTTGCACCATTTCTTCTAAATTTTTATTCGTAGCGGCGATGATGCGAACATCGAGCTCCATTTCCGCTACGCCGCCGACTCGCTCCACTTTTTTCTCTTCTAACACTCGCAGTATTTTCGCTTGCATATATAGCGGCATATCGCCTATTTCATCTAAAAATAACGTCCCTTTATGGGCAAGTTGAAACTTTCCCGGCTTTCCACCTTTTTTCGCTCCGGTAAACGCCCCTTCTTCATAGCCAAACAATTCTGCTTCAAGAAGCGATTCAGGAATTGCTGCACAGTTAACGCTGACAAAATTGCCGTCAACATACGGACTCGATTGGTGAATCGCTTTCGCCAGCACTTCTTTTCCCGTTCCGCTTTCTCCGGTAATTAACACAGTAGATGGCACACGCGCTGCTCTTCTCACCATTTGTTTAATTTTTGCAATCGCTGGGCTGCGGCCGACAATGCTATCCAAACCTGAAATTTGTTTTTTTGGAAAAGCCGCACGTTTTACCTGCTTTTCTTTTTGACTAGCTTGACGCGACAACTCTTGCACTCGCTGAAAAATTTGATACACTTCCGAAACTCCTTGAAAAATGAGCATCCCAATTGCTCCGACCACTTTTCCTTCTCGCCAAATTGGAATGCGATGCACAACCATTGGCTGATCAAAAATTTTCTGAATAAATCCTCTTTCTGGAACACCCGATTCGATGCAAATATGTAATCTTGTATTTTCAATGACTTCTGTCACATGTTTTCCGATCGCATCTTCCCTGCGAATGCCGAGAAACTGACAATATGCCTTGTTTATTTCACGAATAATGCCTTGTGCGTCCACGACAGCAATTCCTTCATATGCCGAATCAAGAACAGTTTTCATCATCTCCACCATGCTATGCGCCTCTTGCAATTCCAGTTTCAGCCTCTGAATCTCGGTGATCAACTCCGAAACGGACGTATGGCTTTTAGGCGGAACATCGGCCGGCTGTTCTTTTGTATGTTCCACTGTCGTTTCCTGCGCGTTCCATAACGACTCTATTGTTTCGTCATCATCCCATTTGTCCGCCAACGCTTTCAGCAGCATCCTGTATGTCAACCGACCCATTTCCCGGCGCTGACGGTCGATTACCGGAATTTCGTTTATTTCATAGCGGATAAATAGCTGCACCGCTTCTTTTAACGTCTGCTCGGCGCGCAACACGATTTCTTCATATCCATATACGCTGCCGCACATGCAAAGTCCCTCCTTCACCTTCCTTTTTATCTATTTTCATATTTTTCGCTGCTGGCATGAGAAATCCTTTGCATCGACCTACCGCCATAAAAAAAGAGGCAATCCTTCCGCTAACGGGTTCGGTTGTTGAGTACAAAATTGAAAAGGCTGTCCCAAAAGGTCGGTAAAACGACCTTTTGAGGACAGCCTCTTTTTATTTTTGTTGAAATATCAATATTTTTTGGCGAAATCCTTTTTAAGGATTTTGGTATTTTATGTTAAACTAAATATATAGATTACTCAGAGAATTAGCAAAGGGGAAAATTAACCCACGAGAGGGGAAGTGTATGAAAAAGTTTTTAATTACATTATTAGTATTAATTGCGTTAGGCATTGGGGGTTATTTTGTTATTGGACTATTTAGTGCTAAACCACCTTTACCAACCATAACCGTTGGAGAAAAAAAGGTAGAAGTGACACAAGGTTCGTATTGTTGGAATGGATTACTTAATTCTGTTTGTGCTGATACAAGTTCTCCGCCAGAACTCATTAAAAATCAAGAACTAAAACCTGTGGTTGTACCACCAAATTCCCAATTGAAAATAGAATTCAAAGACGAGCCTAAAGAAAATACATTAGTAGTAAATAGATGGCTTACAAATGAAAAAACAGAAAATATTCCAATAAATGATAATGTGATACTATTACCAAAAGAAAAAGGTGTATATGTGTATGATGTTTCAGCAAGATGGGAAAAGGGAGATTCAAGTTCTGCATTTGTAATTGAAGTACGGTAGTAACCTTTTAGTAACAGTCTTAATTTAACAAGTCAATATAATTTTAGTTTAAAACGCTTGGAATAAGCCCAAGCGTTTTAATGTGCTTTTTACTTTGTTAAATTTGGTTCGAATTTTGTGCTAATTATGCTGTTATTTGTACTGTTTTTTTTAATTTTGTACTTCTGAACCGAACCCGTTATCCTTTCGCTCTCCTCTTTTTATAAATGTGGATATATCAACGGTTGTAGCCGTTTTAGGAGCGTTTTTTCGACATACTTTCTAACATTGGAGAAAGTGGATAGGATGCACATGGATCTCCGAATGAAGTCTAGAACTTTGTGTCAAAATAAATGGCATAATGCGGCTTTATTTCCCAGATATCTAAGTTCGCTGGACAGGGAGTGGATTTTATACAATTATTGGGACTCGACCGATCTCTGCAACCCTCTTTTATACCTATGCAAGAATTTGCTCGATTTTCTCCAGCACATCTTCCGTTCATTTGACGCCCACGGCCTTGACGTTTTCTTCGACTTGTTCCGGCCGGCTTGTGCCAATTAACGCGCTTGCGACGTTCGGCTGGCGCAATACCCAGGCAAGCGCCAATTGGGTAAAGGTGATGCCGAGTTCGGCGGCTGCTTTTATACGTACAATTCCTTTTCTTTTAAATGCACTTTCTCTTTCACGCCAGGATTCACTAAATATTTAGGATAATATCCCGATAATACATCAGCAACATTCTGAGCGGTTT contains:
- a CDS encoding iron-containing alcohol dehydrogenase; amino-acid sequence: MHQLLMPSRILYGRGAFNEIGNQARLHGNKVLIISDPVMEKLGNVAFCEEHLRKKALPFAKYTGVDTEPTDIHVKEALEVCRQERCDVIVAIGGGSSIDTAKAVAVMMTNEGTISDYVGNAKPFANKPLPLIAVPTTAGTGSEVTKVTVIIDTQTDVKMMISQPELLPAVAIVDPILTVSCPPPVTAATGIDALCHAIEAYISRRAHPVTDVLALSAIEAIMGNLRQAYKNGNDIDAREKMAIGAMVAGAAFSNASVTLVHGMSRPIGALFHVPHGVSNAMLLPGVLEFTKKSAIEKLAVISRLIKPELKNASDEEAADALILEVKQLCRDLHIPNMKTWGIEKEQFDKAVDKMAADALASGSPGNNPRVPTHEEIVQLYHVCYDYDFCSTNSISL
- a CDS encoding sigma 54-interacting transcriptional regulator; this translates as MCGSVYGYEEIVLRAEQTLKEAVQLFIRYEINEIPVIDRQRREMGRLTYRMLLKALADKWDDDETIESLWNAQETTVEHTKEQPADVPPKSHTSVSELITEIQRLKLELQEAHSMVEMMKTVLDSAYEGIAVVDAQGIIREINKAYCQFLGIRREDAIGKHVTEVIENTRLHICIESGVPERGFIQKIFDQPMVVHRIPIWREGKVVGAIGMLIFQGVSEVYQIFQRVQELSRQASQKEKQVKRAAFPKKQISGLDSIVGRSPAIAKIKQMVRRAARVPSTVLITGESGTGKEVLAKAIHQSSPYVDGNFVSVNCAAIPESLLEAELFGYEEGAFTGAKKGGKPGKFQLAHKGTLFLDEIGDMPLYMQAKILRVLEEKKVERVGGVAEMELDVRIIAATNKNLEEMVQKGQFREDLFYRLNIIRIHIPALRERKMDIPYLLAYHMERICEQFGLKQKEFTKEAMQALMDYSWPGNIRELVNVVEWLVGMVDGQKIEKEHLPSHILSSALFMKNGREVEERKNIIEQPDAHWRDIVDYYERERIKQALIEEKGNKAAAARKLGMHRSTLYEKLKKYNL